The proteins below come from a single Methanolobus chelungpuianus genomic window:
- a CDS encoding ATP-dependent DNA helicase, translating into MEIRSLDIPAEVRDFYLSSGIGNLYPPQAEAISKGLLEGRNVLAAIPTASGKTLLAELAMLKSIARGGKALYIVPLRALASEKFDRFREFSGIALKEGGVKVGISTGDFESRDEWLGSNDIIVATSEKTDSLLRNGTSWMEDITTIVVDEVHLLDSANRGPTLEVTLTKLMKLNPGCQIIALSATVGNAYEVANWLGAGLVLSEWRPTDLMEGVFYGGSINYRTSQKQVHDASGDDAINLVLDTLEDGGQCLVFESSRKNSVGFARRAGMKVAGLLDKRTRAALDDIVEQVIEAGESDTAKVLAQCIRNGTAFHHAGLNSAHRRLVEDGFRSNLIKMVASTPTLAAGLNLPARRVIVRSYKRYDPNFGMHPIPVLEYKQMAGRAGRPHLDPYGEAVLIAKSYNEMEMLFENYIEANAEDIWSKLGTENALRTHILSTIVNGFATSRDGVMEFIEATFFAHQNDTWGIVSVVDECLDFLREKKMLQGETRLTATSLGKLVSMLYIDPMSAAIIIEGLDKATHVTELTLMHLICKTPDMRQLYLRAGDYELINDLVLSRKEEFCEVPAPFRATDYEWFLGEVKTALLLLDWINERSMDDISKVFNVGDGDIHAFAELAEWLMHSLSRLAAITGHDKAGMAGSIEKRIHYGARQELMELVGIRGIGRVRARKLYDSGLHSIEEVRKADPAVLGGLLGPRTAEKLLREIGARPGIRPGGGTDGNPDPRTMDSLMESEQSTFSDFER; encoded by the coding sequence ATGGAAATAAGGTCCCTTGATATTCCGGCAGAGGTGCGGGATTTTTACCTCAGTTCCGGTATTGGAAATCTATATCCTCCACAGGCAGAAGCCATCAGCAAAGGTTTGCTTGAGGGCAGGAATGTTCTTGCAGCGATCCCTACCGCGTCGGGAAAGACGCTGCTGGCGGAGCTTGCCATGCTGAAGTCCATAGCCAGGGGAGGCAAGGCACTCTACATAGTTCCCCTGAGGGCGCTGGCCAGTGAGAAATTTGACCGCTTCAGGGAATTCTCCGGGATAGCCCTCAAAGAGGGGGGCGTCAAGGTTGGTATCTCAACAGGGGATTTCGAATCCCGGGATGAGTGGCTGGGTTCCAATGACATTATCGTGGCAACCTCCGAGAAGACCGATTCTCTCCTGCGTAACGGCACCTCGTGGATGGAGGACATCACGACCATAGTCGTGGACGAGGTACACCTGCTTGATTCTGCCAACAGGGGCCCTACCCTGGAGGTCACCCTGACCAAGCTCATGAAGCTCAATCCCGGCTGCCAGATCATTGCACTGTCTGCAACAGTGGGCAACGCCTATGAGGTTGCTAACTGGCTCGGGGCCGGGCTTGTGCTCAGCGAGTGGAGGCCTACGGACCTGATGGAGGGGGTTTTCTACGGCGGGAGCATCAATTACAGGACATCCCAGAAGCAGGTGCATGATGCTTCCGGGGACGATGCCATCAATCTGGTCCTTGATACCCTTGAGGACGGCGGGCAGTGTCTCGTATTTGAGAGCAGCCGCAAGAACAGTGTAGGCTTTGCACGCAGGGCCGGGATGAAGGTTGCAGGGCTGCTGGACAAGAGGACCCGCGCAGCACTGGATGATATTGTCGAGCAGGTCATCGAGGCTGGCGAATCGGACACTGCAAAAGTGCTGGCACAGTGCATCAGGAACGGTACCGCTTTCCATCATGCCGGCCTGAACTCGGCTCACCGCAGGCTGGTGGAGGACGGCTTCCGCTCCAACCTGATAAAGATGGTTGCCAGCACACCGACACTTGCTGCTGGTCTTAACCTGCCAGCGAGGCGTGTGATCGTGAGAAGCTACAAGCGCTATGACCCTAACTTCGGCATGCATCCCATCCCTGTGCTCGAGTACAAGCAGATGGCAGGCCGGGCAGGACGTCCGCATCTTGACCCCTACGGTGAGGCAGTGCTCATAGCCAAGTCCTATAATGAGATGGAAATGCTCTTTGAGAACTACATCGAGGCGAATGCAGAGGATATCTGGTCCAAGCTGGGTACGGAGAACGCTCTCAGGACGCATATCCTGTCCACCATAGTCAACGGCTTTGCCACCAGCAGGGACGGCGTCATGGAGTTCATCGAAGCCACATTCTTCGCTCACCAGAACGACACATGGGGCATTGTCTCAGTGGTAGACGAATGCCTGGATTTCCTCAGGGAGAAGAAAATGCTGCAGGGAGAGACCCGCCTGACAGCAACATCACTGGGAAAGCTCGTGTCCATGCTCTATATCGACCCGATGTCTGCTGCCATTATTATTGAAGGACTGGATAAAGCAACGCATGTGACCGAACTGACGCTGATGCATCTCATATGCAAGACCCCTGACATGCGCCAGCTCTACCTGAGGGCCGGGGACTATGAGCTCATCAATGATCTCGTCCTGTCCCGCAAAGAGGAGTTCTGTGAGGTGCCGGCCCCTTTCAGGGCCACTGATTACGAATGGTTCCTGGGCGAGGTAAAAACAGCTCTTCTGCTCCTGGACTGGATCAACGAGCGCTCTATGGATGACATCAGTAAGGTGTTCAATGTCGGCGATGGCGACATCCATGCATTTGCGGAGCTTGCGGAATGGCTCATGCATTCCCTTTCAAGACTGGCAGCCATCACGGGCCATGACAAGGCTGGCATGGCAGGGTCTATCGAGAAGAGGATACACTACGGTGCGCGCCAGGAACTCATGGAGCTTGTGGGAATCAGAGGCATAGGGCGTGTGCGTGCGCGCAAGTTGTATGACAGTGGCCTTCACAGCATTGAGGAAGTCAGGAAGGCCGACCCTGCGGTTCTTGGAGGGCTGCTGGGTCCAAGGACTGCTGAGAAGCTTCTCCGGGAGATCGGTGCCAGGCCCGGGATCAGACCCGGAGGCGGTACGGACGGGAATCCGGATCCAAGGACCATGGATTCCTTGATGGAAAGCGAGCAGAGCACTTTCAGCGATTTTGAGCGATAG
- the glmU gene encoding bifunctional sugar-1-phosphate nucleotidylyltransferase/acetyltransferase, with protein sequence MKAVVLAAGEGRRCRPLTLTRSKVMLPVANKPILEHVINALSKNEVQDIILVVGYEKERVMDYFGDGGDLGVKIRYVEQKAQIGTAHAILKARAMIGQEDEAFLVVNGDNIIEPDTIRDLLRSAGGDATVLACKKENATGYGVLVVEGQRIKKIVEKPQHVVSHLINTGIYLFRPQIFELIERTPLTPTGEYAITDTLQIMIDEGMKVIMANTFSDWLDALYSWDLLKANPIVLGEFEQDLKKGTVEEGAVVKGSVSIGYNTTIRSGCYIVGPVVIGDNCDIGPNAVILPSTSIGNNVSIASFTQIQNSIVMNDVRLGTHSLISNSVIGSNVTVGSHFVTEDKEKLMIEIEGSLHPADKLGTIIGDDTDIGSNVLVRAGIMIYPNCRVNSGKLITEALAQNSIVI encoded by the coding sequence ATGAAAGCAGTCGTTCTCGCGGCCGGGGAAGGTAGAAGATGCCGTCCGCTCACACTTACAAGGTCAAAGGTAATGTTGCCCGTAGCAAACAAGCCAATCCTGGAACACGTCATAAACGCATTGTCCAAAAATGAGGTTCAGGATATCATCCTCGTAGTAGGGTATGAAAAAGAACGTGTCATGGATTACTTTGGAGATGGTGGCGATCTCGGGGTTAAGATACGCTATGTAGAGCAGAAGGCTCAGATAGGGACGGCACACGCCATACTCAAGGCCCGCGCTATGATCGGGCAGGAAGATGAGGCTTTCCTGGTGGTCAACGGGGACAACATCATTGAACCCGATACTATCCGCGATCTTCTGAGGAGCGCAGGCGGAGATGCAACGGTGCTTGCATGCAAGAAGGAGAACGCGACAGGATACGGAGTATTGGTTGTCGAAGGGCAGCGCATAAAAAAGATAGTAGAGAAGCCCCAGCATGTGGTAAGTCACCTGATCAACACCGGAATATACCTTTTCAGGCCCCAGATATTCGAACTGATAGAACGGACACCGCTTACGCCCACAGGCGAGTATGCCATCACGGACACCCTCCAGATAATGATCGATGAGGGTATGAAGGTGATAATGGCAAACACATTCTCGGACTGGCTTGACGCCCTTTACTCATGGGACCTGCTGAAAGCGAACCCTATAGTGCTCGGGGAATTCGAGCAGGATCTGAAGAAAGGCACAGTTGAGGAAGGTGCTGTGGTGAAAGGTAGTGTTTCCATAGGATACAATACAACTATCCGCTCCGGATGCTACATTGTAGGACCCGTGGTGATAGGGGACAACTGTGATATCGGGCCAAACGCGGTCATACTGCCCTCAACAAGCATAGGGAATAATGTATCTATCGCGTCGTTCACCCAGATACAGAACAGCATAGTAATGAACGATGTTCGCCTGGGAACACATTCGCTCATCTCCAACTCCGTGATCGGGAGCAACGTCACTGTAGGCTCTCATTTCGTTACCGAGGATAAGGAAAAGCTCATGATAGAGATAGAAGGCAGCCTGCACCCTGCAGACAAACTGGGTACGATAATAGGTGACGATACTGACATAGGCAGTAATGTACTTGTAAGAGCAGGGATTATGATATATCCGAATTGCAGGGTGAATTCGGGCAAATTAATAACAGAAGCATTGGCGCAAAATTCGATTGTCATCTGA
- a CDS encoding glucoamylase, producing the protein MNLIEAERLYESSVRMLKNNQHEKGGFYASPPGTRYPFIYPRDHSVCIYGAVEAGLMNEARKGLEFILNSQKPLGEFSQRYDVDGNDASYKELQIDGNGLVLFVMGKYFKATGGSFYEEMADKAFVAKHWETVRKAVEFILMNKNEEVNLIHTINSIHEYPAYEHGFEIYANCACCAGIYAAIDMGKAIGKDVSAWEEQAGIIRQAILTRLYSPRRRSFVKCIRVKDKNSKPIGYDSFASVVHDVDAVEYAPAYFELISDYDVKIVSTVRRIHRELWDSEIGGLNRYPEYWGRNNGGYGPWGHFTCQLSNHHTETDNQDMAETYLDWVVDMAHEYTLPEHISTIERFELWLEDYTNGKILRDSKVKLIEDIRAHPKWKDGLAYVTIPLTWPHAEFIISYKKYRDRFHPA; encoded by the coding sequence TTGAACCTGATAGAAGCAGAAAGATTGTATGAGAGCAGTGTCAGAATGCTTAAAAACAACCAGCATGAAAAAGGAGGCTTCTATGCAAGTCCTCCCGGCACACGTTATCCTTTTATCTATCCCAGGGATCACTCCGTATGCATCTACGGAGCGGTGGAAGCAGGATTGATGAACGAGGCCCGCAAGGGACTGGAATTCATACTCAACTCACAGAAACCTCTTGGAGAATTCTCCCAGCGGTATGATGTCGACGGCAACGATGCAAGTTATAAGGAACTGCAGATAGATGGCAACGGTCTTGTGCTCTTTGTGATGGGGAAGTATTTCAAGGCTACAGGGGGCTCTTTCTACGAAGAGATGGCTGACAAGGCATTCGTAGCCAAACACTGGGAAACCGTCAGGAAGGCTGTTGAGTTCATCCTGATGAACAAGAACGAAGAAGTAAATCTGATCCACACTATCAACAGCATCCATGAATATCCCGCATATGAGCACGGCTTTGAAATATACGCCAACTGTGCCTGTTGTGCAGGCATATATGCTGCCATCGATATGGGAAAGGCCATCGGGAAGGACGTATCTGCATGGGAGGAGCAGGCAGGCATCATCAGGCAGGCCATCCTCACAAGGCTTTACAGCCCCAGGAGACGTTCTTTTGTAAAGTGTATCCGCGTGAAGGACAAGAACAGTAAGCCCATAGGATACGATTCTTTTGCATCCGTCGTCCACGATGTTGATGCCGTGGAGTATGCACCTGCATATTTTGAACTGATAAGCGATTATGACGTCAAGATAGTCTCCACCGTCAGAAGGATACATAGGGAACTATGGGACAGCGAGATAGGCGGCCTTAACAGGTATCCTGAGTACTGGGGACGCAACAACGGAGGTTACGGGCCCTGGGGCCATTTCACCTGCCAGCTTTCAAACCACCACACAGAGACCGATAACCAGGATATGGCCGAGACATACCTTGATTGGGTGGTTGACATGGCACACGAGTATACGCTGCCGGAGCACATTTCCACTATAGAGAGGTTCGAGCTCTGGCTTGAGGATTATACCAACGGCAAGATACTGAGGGACAGCAAGGTGAAGTTAATAGAAGATATAAGGGCTCATCCAAAATGGAAGGACGGGCTTGCGTATGTCACCATACCGCTGACGTGGCCGCATGCGGAATTCATAATTTCCTACAAGAAATACAGGGACAGGTTCCATCCTGCGTGA
- a CDS encoding TrpB-like pyridoxal phosphate-dependent enzyme — translation MDRTKILLDENDMPKQWYNILADLPVEPPLNPATREPMNPKDLEPIFAKELIKQEISSERYITIPEEVREIYKLWRPSPLYRAHRLEKVLGTPARIYYKNEGVSPAGSHKPNTAIAQAYYNMKEGTERISTETGAGQWGSALSLSCNYFDIECKVYMVRSSYYQKPYRKSLINLWGANVVPSPSPDTQFGRKILEMYPDTTGSLGIAISEAIEDAALNDNTKYALGSVLNHTCLHQTVVGLETQKQFEMTEDYPDIVIGCCGGGSNLAGVSLPYIRDNIAGKTNIRIIAVEPSACPSLTGGKFEYDFGDMAQMTPLLKMYTLGSGFIPPAIHAGGLRYHGASPIVSKLVADKLMEARAYHQVEVFDAAVTFARSEGIAPAPESSHAIKAAIDEAIKCKQTGQEKTILFNLSGHGHFDMGSYDKYFSGDLSNE, via the coding sequence ATGGATCGCACAAAAATACTGCTCGACGAAAATGACATGCCAAAGCAATGGTATAACATCCTTGCCGACCTGCCGGTAGAGCCACCTCTCAACCCTGCAACCCGGGAGCCCATGAATCCTAAGGACCTTGAGCCCATATTCGCAAAGGAACTTATCAAGCAGGAGATAAGCTCCGAGAGATATATCACCATCCCGGAGGAAGTCCGTGAGATATACAAGCTCTGGAGGCCTTCACCCCTGTACAGGGCGCACAGGCTTGAAAAGGTCCTGGGCACTCCCGCAAGGATATACTACAAGAACGAAGGGGTGAGCCCTGCAGGAAGCCACAAGCCAAACACTGCCATTGCACAGGCCTACTATAATATGAAGGAAGGTACCGAAAGGATCAGTACCGAGACCGGCGCCGGACAGTGGGGAAGTGCATTGTCCCTTTCCTGCAACTACTTTGACATCGAGTGCAAGGTTTACATGGTGCGCTCCAGTTACTACCAGAAACCATACAGGAAATCCCTTATCAATCTGTGGGGAGCCAATGTGGTGCCGTCCCCGAGCCCTGACACTCAGTTCGGACGCAAGATCCTTGAGATGTACCCGGACACCACCGGCAGCCTGGGCATAGCCATCAGTGAGGCGATTGAGGATGCGGCCCTCAATGACAACACCAAGTATGCTCTCGGAAGCGTCCTGAACCACACCTGCCTTCACCAGACGGTAGTGGGCCTGGAGACGCAGAAGCAGTTCGAGATGACCGAGGATTATCCGGATATCGTTATCGGATGCTGTGGCGGAGGAAGCAACCTCGCAGGTGTGAGCCTGCCATACATAAGGGATAACATCGCAGGCAAGACCAACATAAGGATCATAGCCGTCGAGCCTTCGGCATGTCCAAGCCTCACAGGAGGCAAATTCGAGTACGACTTCGGTGACATGGCGCAGATGACACCCCTGCTTAAGATGTATACGCTGGGTTCAGGTTTCATACCCCCGGCAATCCATGCAGGCGGTTTAAGGTACCACGGCGCTTCCCCGATAGTCAGCAAACTAGTGGCAGACAAGCTCATGGAAGCCAGGGCCTACCACCAGGTGGAGGTGTTCGATGCTGCAGTCACTTTCGCCCGCAGCGAAGGAATAGCACCTGCTCCTGAATCCTCTCATGCAATAAAAGCCGCCATCGACGAAGCTATCAAGTGCAAGCAGACCGGCCAGGAGAAGACCATCCTCTTCAACCTCAGCGGTCACGGCCATTTCGACATGGGGTCATACGACAAGTACTTCTCCGGCGACCTCAGCAACGAGTAA
- the glmS gene encoding glutamine--fructose-6-phosphate transaminase (isomerizing): MCGIIGYVGKEPAAPILLESLKRLEYRGYDSAGITVLNSTLETYKTVGKIADLESILPAEIKANVGIGHTRWATHGRPETRNAHPHVSSGVSVVHNGIIENYLELKEKLTELGYVFESDTDTEVIAHLLHHNMNNGTPSCDLLAAMHKTVRDLEGSYAIAALCCNEPDRVVFARKDSPLVIGLGETGNYAASDVTAFLKHTKNVVFVSDHEVGYILPNAIRIYDPEGKLLEKSPETIEWDLEAAEKSGYDHFMLKEIHEQPTSIQNTFAGKLMELEGTVRMNELYLNPEQIKHLRRATIVACGTSWNAGILGKYLFEKLAGIHTDIETASEFRYGNPVLCGEELTIAITQSGETADTLAAVRSSKSYGCRTVAITNVVGSTITRESDSIVYTRAGPEIGVAATKTFTAQLITLYMLAIHMGRTRGVITADEAKDLIVNLKRLPGQIQRILNRKEKIKECAQQFADKRDYFFIGRYLNYPVALEGALKLKEISYIHAEGYAAGELKHGPLALITEETPVVAIATKGHTYDKILSNIKEVKARNAVVIAVANEDDKEIEKYADMVLRIPASHEMTSPVLSSVVLQLLAYYTALAKDCSIDKPRNLAKSVTVE, encoded by the coding sequence ATGTGTGGTATAATAGGGTACGTTGGTAAGGAACCAGCTGCACCGATCTTATTGGAGTCCCTGAAAAGGCTCGAGTACAGGGGATACGATTCTGCCGGGATCACTGTTCTTAACAGCACACTTGAAACGTATAAGACCGTAGGGAAGATCGCAGATCTGGAGTCGATCCTCCCCGCCGAGATCAAAGCTAACGTAGGGATAGGCCATACCAGGTGGGCGACTCATGGGAGACCTGAAACAAGGAATGCTCACCCGCACGTTTCTTCCGGTGTCTCGGTGGTGCATAACGGCATCATTGAAAACTACCTTGAGCTAAAGGAGAAACTCACTGAGCTTGGATATGTATTCGAGTCAGACACTGATACCGAAGTCATAGCCCATCTCCTTCACCACAATATGAACAATGGCACACCCAGCTGCGATCTGCTCGCAGCAATGCATAAGACTGTCAGGGATCTCGAAGGCTCCTATGCAATAGCGGCCCTGTGCTGCAACGAGCCCGACCGCGTCGTCTTTGCACGCAAGGACAGCCCTCTTGTGATAGGGCTTGGTGAGACCGGGAACTATGCAGCATCCGATGTCACAGCCTTCCTGAAACACACCAAGAACGTGGTCTTTGTGAGTGACCATGAGGTAGGCTATATCCTTCCCAACGCCATCCGGATATACGATCCGGAAGGAAAGCTGCTGGAAAAATCCCCGGAGACTATTGAGTGGGATCTGGAAGCTGCGGAGAAGTCCGGATACGATCATTTTATGCTCAAGGAGATACACGAGCAGCCCACATCCATACAGAACACCTTTGCAGGCAAGCTCATGGAACTTGAGGGCACTGTCAGGATGAATGAGCTCTACCTCAACCCGGAGCAGATAAAGCACCTGCGCAGGGCCACGATAGTTGCCTGCGGAACTTCCTGGAACGCAGGGATACTGGGAAAATATCTCTTCGAGAAGCTTGCAGGGATACACACCGATATAGAAACGGCCTCCGAGTTCAGGTACGGCAATCCGGTCCTGTGCGGTGAGGAGCTTACCATAGCGATCACGCAGTCCGGCGAGACCGCAGACACCCTTGCAGCCGTCAGGAGTTCCAAGTCCTACGGATGCAGGACAGTTGCCATTACCAACGTCGTGGGAAGCACCATCACCAGGGAATCAGACAGCATTGTATATACGCGCGCCGGCCCCGAGATAGGGGTCGCTGCAACAAAGACGTTCACGGCACAGCTCATCACGCTCTACATGCTGGCGATCCACATGGGAAGGACAAGGGGTGTCATCACGGCAGATGAGGCAAAGGACCTCATAGTGAATCTCAAGCGCCTTCCCGGCCAGATCCAGAGGATACTCAACAGGAAGGAGAAGATAAAGGAATGCGCCCAGCAGTTTGCTGACAAGAGGGACTATTTCTTTATCGGACGCTACCTCAATTACCCTGTGGCCCTGGAAGGGGCGCTTAAGCTCAAGGAGATATCCTATATCCATGCAGAAGGCTATGCGGCCGGGGAGCTGAAACACGGACCTCTTGCTCTGATCACAGAGGAAACACCTGTTGTTGCTATTGCCACCAAGGGTCACACCTACGACAAGATACTGAGCAATATCAAGGAAGTAAAGGCCCGCAATGCTGTCGTGATAGCTGTTGCCAATGAGGATGATAAGGAGATAGAAAAGTATGCGGATATGGTTTTACGCATCCCGGCCTCACATGAGATGACATCTCCTGTGCTGTCTTCCGTGGTGCTCCAGTTGCTCGCATACTACACAGCCCTTGCGAAGGACTGTTCCATCGATAAGCCGAGGAACCTTGCAAAGAGCGTGACCGTAGAATGA
- the mpgP gene encoding mannosyl-3-phosphoglycerate phosphatase, translating to MRYIVFTDLDGTLIDHDTYSYEAAKPAIDELKKRDIPLIFCTSKTRAEIEVYVKELDLSHPFISENGGGIFIPRGYFETDYPVSRTQGIYDVIELGTAYDILRHVLADIRSHEEMRIIGFGDMDARRVSKDTGLDIESATLAKMREYDEAFKLEGDEKEAEKLAESINSRGLNFTRGGRYWHILGDNDKGKAVTILANLYRKELGEVRTIGLGDSLNDLPMLRAVDMPFLVQKHNGKHDPKIGDPGVDRVDGIGPVGWNRAIMGILKEAP from the coding sequence ATGAGATACATAGTTTTCACCGACCTTGACGGGACTTTGATAGACCATGACACATACTCCTACGAAGCTGCGAAACCTGCGATCGATGAGCTTAAAAAGCGAGACATACCACTTATATTCTGTACCAGCAAGACCCGGGCCGAGATCGAGGTGTATGTGAAGGAACTGGACCTGTCCCACCCTTTCATATCAGAGAACGGAGGAGGCATATTCATCCCCCGGGGATATTTTGAGACGGACTATCCGGTCTCAAGGACACAGGGCATCTACGACGTGATCGAGCTGGGAACAGCCTACGACATACTCAGGCATGTCCTTGCAGACATCCGGAGCCATGAGGAGATGCGTATCATAGGATTCGGCGACATGGATGCCCGTAGGGTAAGCAAGGATACGGGGCTTGATATCGAGTCCGCGACCCTGGCAAAGATGCGCGAGTATGACGAGGCCTTCAAGCTGGAAGGAGATGAGAAGGAAGCTGAAAAACTGGCGGAAAGCATAAACTCCCGCGGCCTGAATTTCACAAGAGGAGGGCGCTACTGGCATATCCTGGGAGATAATGACAAAGGAAAAGCCGTAACCATACTCGCAAACCTGTACAGGAAGGAGCTGGGAGAGGTCAGGACCATCGGCCTGGGGGACAGCCTTAACGACCTTCCCATGCTTCGTGCAGTAGACATGCCTTTCCTTGTACAGAAGCATAATGGAAAGCATGATCCGAAGATAGGGGATCCGGGAGTGGACAGGGTCGATGGGATCGGGCCTGTGGGGTGGAACAGGGCTATCATGGGTATCCTGAAAGAAGCGCCCTGA
- a CDS encoding 30S ribosomal protein S15 has protein sequence MAKMHTRKKGQSGSTRPLRTEPPAWSTMNEEEVTKVIMDLWKQGMSTSVIGMTLRDKYGVPDVKIVTSKKIGQIIKEKGEQSTVPEDLYNLIVKAIGIRKHIVANHKDVHNKRSLQNTESKIRRLVKYYQSTKVLPADWKYKPETAEMMITR, from the coding sequence ATGGCAAAGATGCACACCCGGAAGAAAGGACAGTCCGGATCCACAAGACCGCTTCGCACTGAACCGCCAGCCTGGTCCACAATGAACGAGGAAGAGGTCACCAAGGTCATAATGGACCTCTGGAAGCAGGGAATGAGCACAAGCGTTATAGGCATGACACTCAGGGACAAGTACGGCGTACCCGATGTCAAGATCGTAACCAGCAAGAAGATCGGCCAGATCATCAAGGAGAAAGGAGAGCAGTCAACTGTTCCGGAAGACCTGTACAACCTCATAGTAAAGGCAATCGGAATCAGAAAGCACATTGTAGCCAACCACAAGGACGTACACAACAAGCGCTCCCTCCAGAACACTGAGTCCAAGATCAGAAGGCTGGTCAAGTACTACCAGTCCACAAAGGTCCTTCCCGCTGACTGGAAATACAAGCCTGAAACTGCAGAGATGATGATTACCAGATAA
- the hisS gene encoding histidine--tRNA ligase, with product MTISRPRGTRDFLPEDTRRRRNVENILRRVVRNWGFQEIITPTFESLELFTMKSGEGIVGELYNFTDKGEREMTLRPELTAPVMRMYVNEMQARQRPLKLFYFENCFRYERPQKGRFREFWQFGVELIGSDKADADAEVIALANEMLKAVGIRGDLHVNHLGVIRRLLSVLETGQQSKIMRLVDKKEYQALEDYLAEINAPSDLRMKLTELIDLTGNDAIEKARMLVGDIPELTTYQELLTLLDTYGVEYTIDFGIARGLDYYTGMVFEVYAEGLGAQKQVCGGGSYQLIKLFGGGEVPSTGFGLGFDRIMEVCTIEPEEAKPVVIIAMESTRLEAVKTAMQLRPYIPVHIDLMKRNFKAQLSYANYLEAGYAVIIGDKEAAAGKLMLKDMQSGEQELLTVEEVISKLAL from the coding sequence ATGACAATTAGCAGACCAAGAGGGACCAGGGATTTCCTCCCGGAGGATACCAGGCGCAGAAGGAATGTAGAGAACATCTTACGCAGGGTGGTCAGGAACTGGGGATTCCAGGAGATAATCACGCCCACCTTCGAGTCCCTTGAGCTCTTCACCATGAAATCAGGAGAGGGAATAGTCGGAGAACTGTACAATTTCACCGACAAGGGAGAACGGGAGATGACCCTGCGCCCGGAGCTCACCGCCCCGGTCATGAGGATGTATGTGAATGAGATGCAGGCGCGCCAGCGGCCCCTGAAGCTGTTCTACTTTGAGAACTGTTTCAGGTACGAGCGCCCTCAGAAGGGACGCTTCAGGGAGTTCTGGCAGTTCGGCGTGGAACTCATCGGGAGTGACAAGGCTGACGCCGATGCCGAGGTCATTGCGCTTGCCAATGAGATGCTGAAGGCTGTGGGAATCAGGGGAGACCTGCATGTGAACCACCTGGGTGTTATCAGGCGCCTGCTCAGCGTGCTTGAGACCGGGCAGCAGAGCAAGATCATGAGGCTGGTGGACAAGAAAGAGTACCAGGCGCTTGAAGACTATCTTGCGGAAATCAACGCGCCCTCCGACCTGCGTATGAAACTGACTGAGCTTATCGACCTCACAGGCAATGATGCGATCGAAAAGGCACGGATGCTTGTAGGCGACATACCGGAGCTCACTACATATCAGGAACTGCTCACGCTGCTGGACACCTACGGGGTCGAGTACACGATAGACTTCGGCATCGCCAGGGGGCTGGACTACTATACAGGTATGGTCTTTGAAGTATATGCCGAGGGCCTGGGAGCACAGAAGCAGGTATGTGGCGGCGGGTCCTACCAGCTCATCAAGCTCTTCGGAGGAGGCGAGGTCCCCTCCACAGGCTTCGGGCTCGGCTTTGACAGGATAATGGAAGTATGTACCATCGAGCCTGAAGAAGCAAAACCCGTTGTGATCATCGCCATGGAATCCACAAGGCTTGAAGCCGTGAAGACCGCCATGCAGCTTCGCCCCTATATACCGGTCCACATAGATCTTATGAAACGAAATTTCAAGGCGCAGTTATCCTACGCCAACTACCTGGAAGCCGGATATGCCGTCATCATAGGAGATAAAGAGGCAGCTGCCGGAAAGCTAATGCTCAAGGACATGCAGAGCGGGGAGCAGGAACTCCTCACTGTTGAGGAGGTCATTAGCAAGCTTGCCCTTTAA